The window AGTTGATCGGTGGGCACGACATGGAACGGAATACGCCGCTCTTTTTGGAGAACAACATCATTGCGTGCGATACGGGGAGCTTTCTCCCCGGCGGGCGCATCAGCTGCGTGGATGTGGGGCGCTATCTCGACCTGCGCAGCGCGGGGCGGACGCCCACATCGGCGGAACTTGCCGCGTGTTATGTGCAGTCGGCGTGAATTTTTGAAGGAGATTCGGGGATTGGGGATACACAAGGGAAATATCTATGTCGAATGAAACGAAGTTGAGCCGCCGCAGATTTTTGAAGGCGGCTGCGGCACTGGGCGTGCTTGGGGCGGGTGGCGCGGCGCTCTGGCACATGGGGCTGAGCCGCCTCAAGGATTTTGGACTGCCGCGCACCGCGCAGGTGATCTATGCGGAGCGGCTGCGTCAGATCGTGGCGGAGGACAACGGGCGCGGGCGCACCATCATGTGGGATCTTGTTGTGCCGCTGGAGAATCAGGTGCTCGAACTGCGTCTGCCGCGCGAAGATCGGGCGCGGACGTACCCCGTGCGCGAGGCTTTTTTTACGGACGATGGTCTGACGCTCTATCAGTATGCTGCGGAGCCGGATCAGCTCACGCCCGGTACGCACTACCGTTACCGCATTGTGGCGGGGACGGCGGCGACAGACTGGCAGGATCTCTATGCGCCGCTGCCGGACGAGCCTTACAAGATGCTCATTTTCCCCGACGCGCAGTCGGCGAACTACGGGGACTGGCAGCAGCTCGCGCATCTCGCGTGGGCGCGCAATACGGACGCGCAGCTCTTTGCGTGCATGGGCGATCTCGTGGACAATGGTGAGGATCGCACGCAGTGGGCGGCATTTTTTCGCGGTGTCGAGGAGGTGATGCGCGTCATTCCGGGCGCACCCGTCATGGGCAACCATGAGACGTATAATCTGGAATGGAAAACGCGTCTGCCCGAGGCATATCTGAATTATTTCAAAACCCCGCCGAACGGGAGCAAGGAGTTCGAACGATACTACTATTCGTTTGACCACGGCGCGGTACACTACATCGTGCTCTGCACGCAGCAGAAGGAACTCGTGGGATTCAAGGACGGGTTGGTCGCTGAGCAGCTGTCATGGATCCGCCGCGATCTCAAGGCGCACAGAAAACGCTGGAACGTCGTCCTCATGCACAAGGATGTCCTGCAATACCGCATCCACGGACGCCCCGAGCGGGAGGAGGGGATCGACGAGGAGAACGGGCTCGTGTGGATGCCCGTATTCGACGAGCTTGCGATTGATGTCGTCTTTACGGCGCATCTGCACACCTATCGCAACCGCGGTCACATCTATCATTTTACAAAAACGCCGGACAAGAAAGGCCCGCTCTACATCCTCACGGGCGTTGCGGGCGATGTGCGCTATCCGAATCTCTGGATCGACCATGCCTTTGACGAGGCGACGCTGCCGCAGCCCGAGACGGACAACTATCTCACGATGGAGGTCGCGCATGACGCGCTTGAGATCGCTTGCTTCCTGCCCGACGGCACGGAGATGGATCGCGTGCGTGTGACGAAGCGATAGCGGGGGCAGCGCTGATAAATTCGCATTCCTATTGAAAAAATGTGCTCGTTGTTGTATAATACGCATAGAAAAAGGTGCTATCGTGTAAACGGTCAGCCCCTTGTAGAAGGAATGTAATCCGCCTATAGGTTGGCTGCTAGGGGCGGATTACTTTTTTATCAGTAACACTAGAACGATTAGCAGTAACAGAGTTATGTTTGTTTCGTTCATCGTCAATCACCTCATTTCGAGGCCGTGATTGACCGTCCACCGAATAGATAGCACCAGTTGCATTATAACACATTGGACAGTCTGTGTACTGTCTTTTTTTTGCGAAAATGTTTGTAAACCAGAACAAAATAAACTGGTTGACAGTGAAACACGAAACGTGTATGATAAAGCAAGTTTATTTTACGGATAAATATGCTTGGAGGTATCAGAAGATTATGAAGCTACGAGAAATGATCCTTTGCGGGCTCTTTATTGCGCTCGTTGCGGTCGGCGCGTTCGTCCGCATCCCGGTTGGAACGGACGTATATACGCTCCAGTTCCTCTTTACACTACTCGCGGGGCTGATGCTCGGGGCGCGGCTCGGTGCGCTCGCGATCGGGACGTATGTGCTGATGGGACTGGTCGGGATTCCCGTCTTTGCCTCGGGCGGCGGGCCCTCGTATGTGCTTCAGCCGACGTTCGGCTACCTCGTGGGCTTCATTGTGCAGGGTTGGGTGACGGGCGCGTTTGTTCGCACGGGCGCGCCGACGTTCCGTCGTGCACTGACGGCGTGCCTTTTAGGCATGGTGGTGGTCTATGTCTTTGGCATTTCGTATTTCTACTTCGCATCGAACTACATCATCGACGCGCCGATCGGGTTCTGGGTGGCGATCTGGTACTGCGGGGTCTTGCAGGTTCTGCCGGACTTCCTGCTCTGTGTCGCGGCGGCGTACATCGGCGTGCGGACACAGAAGGCGGGACTTTGGCTGTAATGGAAGCTGGCTGTGAGGTGTGATGCCTCCTAAGCGAACCATAGTGGAGCAAGCGGAAACGAGGGCACGTTCTGCCCCCCTGCGGATTTCTTTCGTTCAAGCGTAGCGCGTTTGAAATCCGCAGGTATTTCGGCAGATAAGTGCCTGACCGCTTGCGTAACTAAGTGTTCGCGTGGAGCATTACACCGCGCATGGAGGAGAGTACACGATGGGCAAGGCATTATTTATTACAGGCACGGGTACGGACATCGGCAAGACCTACGTCACGGGGCTGATTGTGAAAAAACTCGTGGATGCGGGGCTGCGTGCGGGCTACTACAAGGCGGCTCTCTCGGGGGCGGAGGTGGCTGCGGACGGCACGCTGCTGCCGGGAGATGCGCTCCATGTCGCACGCGTCGCGCATCTTGCGGCGGAGGATACAACGGTTTCCTATGTTTACCGCGACGCCGTATCCCCTCATCTCGCCGCGCAGATCGAGGATCGTCCGATGGATTTCGACAAGGTGGAGCGGGACTTTCGCGCGGCAAAGGAGCGGACGGAGTATCTGACCGTCGAGGGCAGCGGCGGCATCATCTGCCCCCTGCGCTGGGACAATGAGGAGCACGTTATTCTGGACGATCTCGCCCTGCGGCTCGGGCTCTCTGCGCTTGTCGTCGCGGACGCGGGGCTCGGCACGATCAACGCCGCCGTCCTCACAGCGGAGCATTTGAAGATGCGTGGCATTCCGCTGAGGGGATTCATCTTTAACAATTGGCAGGGCGGCGCGATGCAGGAGGACAATGTGCGGATGGTGGAGATCCTGACGGGAGCACGCGTGCTTGCCTGTGTAGAGCACGGTGCTGCAAAGCTGCCGATGGCGGCGGACGCACTTGCCGCATTGTATCAGTAACGGAGAAAGAAGGAGAGCATTATGCCGACGATTGAGGAGCGCGATCTGCGCCATATCTGGCATCCGTGCGCACAGATGAAGGACTATGAGGAACTGCCGCCCATGGTGATAGACCACGCAAAGGGCGCGTGGCTCTACGATGTGCACGGGCATTCCTATCTCGACATCGTGAGTTCGTGGTGGGCGAACCTCCTCGGGCACGCGAACGAGAAGATCAATGCGCGGATTGCGGCGCAGCTTGACCGCCTCGAACACGTCATCTTTGCGAATTTCTCCCACCGCCCCGCGATTGAACTCGCCGAGCGGCTTGCCGCGCTCGTGCCCGAGGGACTGACGAAGTTCCACTTCAACGACAACGGATCGTCGGCGGTCGAGGCGGCGCTCAAGATGGCGTTCCAATACTGTCAGCAGACGGGGCGCACGGAGAAAACCCGCTTTATGTGCCTTTCGGAGGGCTACCACGGCGAGACCATCGGCGCACTCTCGGTTGGGAGCATGGATCTCTTTGCCGAGATGTACAAACCCATGATGATGGACAACATTCACGTCGAGGCTCCCGACTGCTACCGCTGTCCGTACGGGAAACAGCGCGGGAACTGTGACTGTGCGTGCATTGAGCACGCGGAGCGTGCCTTTGCACAGCACGGGCACGAAACGGCAGCGATGATCGTCGAGCCGCTGCTCCAAGGGAGTGCGGGGATGCGCATCTACCCCGAGGAATACCTCAGAAAACTGCGTGCGCTCTGTGATACCTATGATGTGCTCCTTATCGCGGACGAGATCGCGACGGGCTTCGGGCGTACGGGACGGCTTTTTTCGTGTGAGCGTGCGGGCGTCTCGCCCGATCTCATGTGCCTCTCGAAGGGGTTGACGGGCGGCTATATGCCGATGTCCATTACCATCGTTAAGGAAAAGATCTACGAGGCGTTCTATGCCGACTGGAGCGAGGGCAAGGCGTTCATGCATAGTCATACCTATGCGGGCAATCCGCTCGGCTGTGCGGCCGCGCTTGCGGTGCTCGACATCCTCGACGAGGAAAATGTATTGGAGCAGGCGGAGCATACCGCCGCGTGGCTGACAGAGCGGATGACGGAGGCGTTCGGCGCACATCCAAACGTCGGCGAGATCCGTCACATCGGACTGATTCACGCCGTCGAGCTCGTCGAGGATCGCGCGGAGAAACGTTCCTTTGACAGTGCGCGCCGCCTCGGCTACGCCATCTATCGCCGTGCGCTGAAACATGGTCTGCTGCTGCGTCCGCTCGGCGACGTGCTCTACTTCAATCCGCCGCTCAACATCGGTATGCCCGATCTCGAAATCGCCATTGAGCGCATGAAGCTCTCGATGGACGAAGTGCTCGGGGCGTAAACGGCGACAAGGGAGACATCCGATGGGTGTCTCTTTTTTTGGTGAAAAGCTGTAGCGTATGGTGATTGAACGAAATGCCCTTCAATGTTATAATGACAGTGATTTTCATGAAGGGGGTGCGGCGATGCCGATGGATGAGTTTGCGTGGCGCGTGCGTCTGGCACGGCGGCGCAAGGCACATCAGCGCAAATTTATGCTGGCGGCGGCACTGATCGCACTGACGATGCTGGCAATTGCGTGGTACCTCGCCTACTACATTCAGCGTCCCGTCTATGCCTTGGAGCAGGCGGCACAGGCAGCTGCCGGGCACGATACGGAGCTTTTTCTGCGGCGCGTGGACATCGCCGCCGTCGCCGGTGCGGGCTATGACGATCTCACCTATGTCCTCTTTGCACGCGATACGAGCCTCAAGGCGGCGGAGCGCAGTGCTTCCGGCAAGTTCTATGAGAGCATCAAAGACAGCGTTGCGGATGGATTTGTACGTACGATTGAGAACGCTGTGCGGACGGGGCTGTGGGCGGAGCCGGACGGCACGGATGAGCTGAAGGGACGGCAGCTCGGCATCGACTTTGAGTATCTGATGGAGTGCAGTCATCTGCGGGATACGGAGCTTGTGTCCATTGATTCTGTCGTACGCGACGGGCGTGCGGCGTCGGCGACTGTCACCGTGCGCGACGGCGGCACGGGGCTTGCGTTCCCCCTGCAGCTGCGCATGGAGAAGGGCGATACGGGATGGCGGATCGTGCGCATCGTGAACTACCGTGCCTATCTTGAGGCGGTTCAGACGGCATCCGCCGCAGATACCGCGCGGTACATCGAGGCGACACGTCCGATTGTGGATCGCTACAACGGTGTGTTCCGCACGGCGCAGCGCGAGTTCCGCAGTCTGACGGAAACGGCATGGAGCACCTATACGACGGAGCGGCGCAAAGCTCTCATAAATCTTTTGCAGGAGAATATGATCCCTGTGCTGAAAAAATACCAACGCGAGCTGGATGCCGTGGAGATCCCGCGCGGTGCGCAGTATCTCGCCGCACAGCGGAAGGCGGCGACGGAGGCCTCCATCGCCTCGTACGAGAGCTTTGTGAAGGGGCTTGACAAGGGGATGCCCGAGGACTT of the Selenomonas dianae genome contains:
- a CDS encoding purple acid phosphatase family protein; this translates as MSNETKLSRRRFLKAAAALGVLGAGGAALWHMGLSRLKDFGLPRTAQVIYAERLRQIVAEDNGRGRTIMWDLVVPLENQVLELRLPREDRARTYPVREAFFTDDGLTLYQYAAEPDQLTPGTHYRYRIVAGTAATDWQDLYAPLPDEPYKMLIFPDAQSANYGDWQQLAHLAWARNTDAQLFACMGDLVDNGEDRTQWAAFFRGVEEVMRVIPGAPVMGNHETYNLEWKTRLPEAYLNYFKTPPNGSKEFERYYYSFDHGAVHYIVLCTQQKELVGFKDGLVAEQLSWIRRDLKAHRKRWNVVLMHKDVLQYRIHGRPEREEGIDEENGLVWMPVFDELAIDVVFTAHLHTYRNRGHIYHFTKTPDKKGPLYILTGVAGDVRYPNLWIDHAFDEATLPQPETDNYLTMEVAHDALEIACFLPDGTEMDRVRVTKR
- a CDS encoding biotin transporter BioY; its protein translation is MKLREMILCGLFIALVAVGAFVRIPVGTDVYTLQFLFTLLAGLMLGARLGALAIGTYVLMGLVGIPVFASGGGPSYVLQPTFGYLVGFIVQGWVTGAFVRTGAPTFRRALTACLLGMVVVYVFGISYFYFASNYIIDAPIGFWVAIWYCGVLQVLPDFLLCVAAAYIGVRTQKAGLWL
- the bioD gene encoding dethiobiotin synthase, with the protein product MGKALFITGTGTDIGKTYVTGLIVKKLVDAGLRAGYYKAALSGAEVAADGTLLPGDALHVARVAHLAAEDTTVSYVYRDAVSPHLAAQIEDRPMDFDKVERDFRAAKERTEYLTVEGSGGIICPLRWDNEEHVILDDLALRLGLSALVVADAGLGTINAAVLTAEHLKMRGIPLRGFIFNNWQGGAMQEDNVRMVEILTGARVLACVEHGAAKLPMAADALAALYQ
- the bioA gene encoding adenosylmethionine--8-amino-7-oxononanoate transaminase — encoded protein: MPTIEERDLRHIWHPCAQMKDYEELPPMVIDHAKGAWLYDVHGHSYLDIVSSWWANLLGHANEKINARIAAQLDRLEHVIFANFSHRPAIELAERLAALVPEGLTKFHFNDNGSSAVEAALKMAFQYCQQTGRTEKTRFMCLSEGYHGETIGALSVGSMDLFAEMYKPMMMDNIHVEAPDCYRCPYGKQRGNCDCACIEHAERAFAQHGHETAAMIVEPLLQGSAGMRIYPEEYLRKLRALCDTYDVLLIADEIATGFGRTGRLFSCERAGVSPDLMCLSKGLTGGYMPMSITIVKEKIYEAFYADWSEGKAFMHSHTYAGNPLGCAAALAVLDILDEENVLEQAEHTAAWLTERMTEAFGAHPNVGEIRHIGLIHAVELVEDRAEKRSFDSARRLGYAIYRRALKHGLLLRPLGDVLYFNPPLNIGMPDLEIAIERMKLSMDEVLGA